One Sphaerisporangium krabiense DNA segment encodes these proteins:
- the glgX gene encoding glycogen debranching protein GlgX, producing MIEIWPGDPYPLGATYDGAGTNFALYTEVGERVELCLFDDAGKERRVELTETEGFVWHGYLPGIGPGQRYGYRVHGPYDPARGHRCNPNKLLLDPYAKAIEGGVNWDQAAYGYRFGEPDSRDDSDSAAYVPKSVVVNPFFGWGHDRPPATPYHDTVIYEAHVRGLTIQHPRIPERIRGTYAALGHPEIIDHLTGLGVTAVELMPVHQFVTDDTLQQRGLTNYWGYNTIGFFAPHNAYSSSGELGGQVLEFKAMVKALHEANIEVILDVVYNHTAEGNHLGPTLSMRGIDNKSYYRLVDDDQRYYMDTTGTGNSLLMRSPHTLQLIMDSLRYWVIEMHVDGFRFDLAATLARELHEVDRLSAFFDLVQQDPVLSQVKLIAEPWDVGPGGYQVGNFPPRWTEWNGRYRDTIRDMWRGEPAALPEFASRLTGSSDLYQDDSRRPAASINFVTCHDGFTLRDLVSYNSKHNEANGEGNRDGTDDNRSWNCGEEGPAGGAVEALREQQKRNFLATLFLSQGVPMLSHGDELGRTQGGNNNAYCQDNEISWVDWSDVRENWLLLEFSQRLARLRRDHPVFRRRRFFYGRAVRGSGDELTDIAWLTPAGVEMTDADWHNGYAKSLCVFLNGEAITEPDRRGRRIVDDSFLLMFNAYHDTIEFTIPKDFGEAWMPEIDTAVPISVDSALYRAGDEVPVAGRSVRVLRRA from the coding sequence ATGATCGAAATTTGGCCCGGCGATCCCTATCCGCTCGGGGCTACATATGACGGCGCGGGGACGAACTTCGCGCTCTATACCGAGGTAGGCGAGCGCGTGGAGCTCTGCCTGTTCGACGACGCAGGAAAGGAGAGACGTGTCGAGCTCACCGAGACCGAGGGCTTCGTCTGGCACGGCTACCTTCCGGGCATAGGCCCGGGGCAGCGGTACGGCTACCGCGTCCACGGGCCCTACGACCCGGCGCGCGGGCACCGCTGCAACCCCAACAAGCTCCTGCTGGACCCGTACGCCAAGGCCATCGAGGGCGGGGTGAACTGGGACCAGGCCGCATACGGCTACCGCTTCGGCGAGCCCGACAGCCGTGACGACAGCGACTCCGCGGCCTACGTGCCGAAGTCCGTCGTGGTCAACCCGTTCTTCGGCTGGGGACACGACCGTCCGCCCGCGACGCCGTACCACGACACGGTCATCTACGAGGCGCACGTCCGCGGGCTGACCATCCAGCATCCCCGCATCCCCGAGCGCATCCGCGGCACCTACGCCGCGCTCGGGCACCCCGAGATCATCGACCATCTGACCGGTCTCGGCGTCACCGCGGTCGAGCTGATGCCCGTGCACCAGTTCGTCACCGACGACACGCTCCAGCAGCGCGGCCTGACCAACTACTGGGGTTACAACACCATCGGCTTCTTCGCCCCGCACAACGCCTATTCCAGCTCCGGCGAGCTGGGCGGGCAGGTGCTGGAGTTCAAGGCGATGGTCAAGGCCCTGCACGAGGCCAACATCGAGGTCATCCTCGACGTCGTCTACAACCACACCGCCGAGGGCAACCACCTCGGGCCGACGCTCAGCATGCGCGGCATCGACAACAAGTCGTACTACCGGCTCGTGGACGACGACCAGCGCTACTACATGGACACGACCGGCACCGGCAACAGCCTGCTGATGCGCTCGCCGCACACGCTGCAGCTCATCATGGACTCCCTGCGGTACTGGGTCATCGAGATGCACGTCGACGGCTTCCGCTTCGACCTCGCGGCCACCCTGGCCCGCGAGCTGCACGAGGTGGACCGGCTGTCGGCGTTCTTCGACCTCGTCCAGCAGGACCCGGTGCTCAGCCAGGTCAAGCTCATCGCCGAGCCGTGGGACGTCGGCCCCGGCGGCTACCAGGTCGGCAACTTCCCGCCCCGGTGGACGGAGTGGAACGGCCGCTACCGCGACACGATCCGCGACATGTGGCGCGGCGAGCCCGCCGCCCTGCCGGAGTTCGCCTCGCGCCTCACCGGCTCCAGCGACCTCTACCAGGACGACAGCCGCCGGCCCGCCGCGTCGATCAACTTCGTGACCTGCCACGACGGCTTCACCCTGCGCGACCTGGTGTCGTACAACTCCAAGCACAACGAGGCCAACGGCGAGGGCAACCGCGACGGCACCGACGACAACCGGTCCTGGAACTGCGGCGAGGAGGGCCCGGCCGGGGGCGCGGTCGAGGCGCTGCGCGAGCAGCAGAAGCGCAACTTCCTGGCCACGCTGTTCCTGTCGCAGGGCGTGCCCATGCTCTCGCACGGCGACGAGCTCGGGCGCACCCAGGGCGGCAACAACAACGCCTACTGCCAGGACAACGAGATCAGCTGGGTGGACTGGTCCGACGTCCGCGAGAACTGGCTGCTGCTGGAGTTCAGCCAGCGGCTGGCCCGGCTGCGGCGCGACCACCCGGTGTTCCGGCGCAGGCGGTTCTTCTACGGCCGCGCGGTGCGCGGGTCCGGCGACGAGCTGACCGACATCGCCTGGCTCACGCCCGCGGGCGTCGAGATGACCGACGCCGACTGGCACAACGGCTACGCCAAGTCGCTGTGCGTCTTCCTGAACGGCGAGGCCATCACCGAGCCGGACCGGCGCGGGCGCCGCATCGTGGACGACTCGTTCCTGCTGATGTTCAACGCCTACCACGACACCATCGAGTTCACGATCCCGAAGGACTTCGGCGAGGCGTGGATGCCCGAGATCGACACGGCGGTGCCCATCAGCGTCGACTCCGCGCTCTACCGGGCGGGCGACGAGGTGCCGGTGGCGGGCCGCTCGGTCCGCGTGCTGCGCCGCGCCTGA
- a CDS encoding glycosyl hydrolase family 8, whose amino-acid sequence MLGFTGPRRQVRAALLAAVLAAVAGCAQAPARATPSPDAAPSRQGGAVTPRPGPAVPFGGHRFPYAAGTLTPSAPRETLDRAVLASYTRWKKAFLKRNCGHGWYQVISPDADHPYVAEAQGYGMVILATMAGADPEARTAFDGMVAYMLAHPSVNDHDLLAAEQDSRCRSVNGSDSATDGDLDVAYALLLADRQWGSAGVHDYRSLAIRHIDAIKASEINPRTRLTRLGDWSTPEDPTYYVTRSSDWLLDRFRAFAKATGDPDWEEIRAAHQRLIAAQQSRYAPETGLLADFVVATDTAPRPAPGEVLEDAHDGAYYWNACRDPWRIGADAVTAGDPASRAAARTMSAWIRRATGGDPDRIAAGYTLKGAPIDEGQEPAFFAPFAVAAMSDPGAQAWLDALWAKMIRTPVVPSDYYAATVQLQVMIVVSGNSWTP is encoded by the coding sequence GTGCTGGGTTTCACCGGTCCCCGCCGCCAGGTCCGCGCCGCCCTGCTCGCCGCCGTCCTGGCCGCGGTGGCCGGCTGCGCGCAGGCCCCCGCCCGCGCCACGCCCTCCCCGGACGCCGCGCCCTCCCGCCAGGGCGGCGCCGTGACCCCGCGGCCGGGCCCGGCCGTCCCGTTCGGCGGCCACCGGTTCCCGTACGCGGCCGGGACGCTGACCCCCTCGGCGCCGCGCGAGACCCTCGACCGCGCGGTCCTCGCCTCCTACACCCGGTGGAAGAAGGCGTTCCTCAAGCGGAACTGCGGCCACGGCTGGTACCAGGTGATCTCGCCCGACGCCGACCACCCGTACGTCGCCGAGGCACAGGGCTACGGCATGGTGATCCTGGCGACGATGGCCGGGGCCGACCCGGAGGCCAGGACGGCCTTCGACGGCATGGTCGCCTACATGCTCGCCCATCCGTCGGTGAACGACCACGACCTCCTCGCGGCCGAGCAGGACTCCCGGTGCCGCAGCGTCAACGGCTCGGACTCGGCGACCGACGGCGACCTCGACGTGGCCTACGCCCTGCTGCTGGCCGACCGCCAGTGGGGGAGCGCCGGCGTCCACGACTACCGGAGCCTCGCGATCCGGCACATCGACGCGATCAAGGCGAGCGAGATCAACCCGCGCACGCGCCTGACCCGCCTCGGCGACTGGAGCACGCCCGAAGATCCGACCTACTACGTCACCCGCTCCTCCGACTGGCTCCTCGACCGCTTCCGCGCGTTCGCGAAGGCGACCGGCGACCCGGACTGGGAGGAGATCAGGGCCGCGCACCAGCGCCTGATCGCCGCCCAGCAGTCCAGGTACGCCCCGGAGACCGGGCTGCTCGCCGACTTCGTCGTCGCCACCGACACCGCCCCGAGGCCCGCGCCGGGCGAGGTGCTGGAGGACGCCCACGACGGCGCCTACTACTGGAACGCCTGCCGGGACCCGTGGCGGATCGGCGCCGACGCCGTCACCGCCGGCGACCCGGCCTCGCGCGCCGCCGCCCGGACGATGAGCGCCTGGATCCGGCGCGCGACCGGCGGGGACCCGGACAGGATCGCGGCCGGCTACACGCTCAAGGGCGCCCCCATCGACGAGGGGCAGGAGCCGGCGTTCTTCGCCCCCTTCGCCGTCGCCGCCATGTCCGACCCCGGCGCCCAGGCATGGCTCGACGCCCTGTGGGCGAAGATGATCCGCACGCCCGTCGTGCCGTCCGACTACTACGCGGCCACCGTCCAGCTCCAGGTGATGATCGTGGTCAGCGGCAACTCGTGGACGCCCTGA
- a CDS encoding helix-turn-helix domain-containing protein: MANPTLRRRQLATRLRELRKDAGLSIEDAAQRLECSPAKISRIETGRRGVIPRDVRDLCQIYGADQAETESLMRMAREARQPGWWQTYDDPDFRLYIGLETEASAITIYDTCAVPGILQTAEYAGAIIRAVLPEIEEDVLRERVETRMKRQGILVRESPPRHLVILDESVLHRSVGGAAVMRAQLERVVEWTRLPHISVRVIPFSVGAHMGFNSAFTLLEMGDPGLSDIAYVESITRAEYLEKPSELAICREAAHRLTALALGPEASAARIAEITGTYDG, from the coding sequence ATGGCCAACCCCACCCTGCGGCGCCGCCAGCTCGCCACGAGGCTGCGCGAGCTCCGCAAGGACGCCGGGCTCAGCATCGAGGACGCCGCCCAGCGCCTGGAGTGCTCGCCCGCCAAGATCAGCAGGATCGAGACGGGCCGGCGCGGCGTGATCCCGCGGGACGTGCGCGACCTGTGCCAGATCTACGGCGCGGACCAGGCCGAGACCGAGAGCCTGATGCGCATGGCCCGCGAGGCCAGGCAGCCGGGGTGGTGGCAGACCTACGACGACCCCGACTTCCGCCTCTACATAGGGCTGGAGACCGAGGCGTCCGCCATCACGATCTACGACACCTGCGCGGTGCCGGGAATCCTGCAGACCGCCGAATACGCGGGCGCGATAATCAGGGCGGTGCTGCCGGAGATCGAGGAAGACGTTCTCAGGGAACGCGTCGAGACGCGCATGAAAAGGCAGGGAATCCTGGTGCGGGAGTCGCCGCCGCGCCATCTCGTCATTCTCGACGAATCGGTGCTGCACCGCTCCGTCGGCGGCGCCGCGGTCATGCGCGCCCAGTTGGAACGGGTCGTGGAGTGGACGCGGCTGCCGCACATCAGCGTGCGGGTGATCCCGTTCTCCGTGGGCGCGCACATGGGATTCAACAGCGCGTTCACGCTGCTGGAGATGGGCGACCCCGGGCTCTCCGACATCGCCTACGTCGAGTCGATCACGCGTGCCGAATACCTGGAGAAGCCCTCGGAGCTCGCCATCTGCAGGGAGGCCGCGCACCGCCTGACGGCCCTCGCGCTCGGGCCCGAGGCGTCCGCCGCGCGCATCGCCGAGATCACCGGCACCTACGACGGCTGA
- a CDS encoding DUF397 domain-containing protein, whose amino-acid sequence MRFSSTAYFPAVEWRTAARCTTKNCVEVAVVDGLIAVRDSKDPANPALLYTESEWQVFIDGAKNGEFDVQSLKRPSGEN is encoded by the coding sequence ATGAGGTTTTCTTCAACCGCGTATTTTCCCGCGGTCGAGTGGCGCACGGCCGCTCGCTGTACCACCAAGAATTGTGTCGAGGTCGCGGTCGTGGACGGGTTGATAGCCGTACGCGACTCGAAGGACCCCGCGAATCCTGCGCTGCTCTACACCGAGAGTGAATGGCAGGTCTTCATCGACGGCGCCAAGAACGGCGAGTTCGATGTGCAGAGCCTCAAGAGGCCGTCGGGCGAGAACTGA
- the mscL gene encoding large conductance mechanosensitive channel protein MscL: MGGFRKFLMRGNLVELAVAVVVGATFSGLVQALVADLITPLIAAVTGGRKPDFSQYSFTINGAVFKYGDFVNHLLTFLIIAAVIYWLVVLPMTRVIAFFDRDKKSTEKQCPECLSDIPVEARRCAFCTVVLSAAVPANDRPPA; encoded by the coding sequence ATGGGCGGATTCAGGAAGTTCCTGATGCGCGGCAATCTCGTGGAACTGGCCGTCGCGGTCGTGGTCGGCGCCACGTTCAGCGGGCTGGTGCAGGCGCTGGTCGCCGACCTGATCACACCGTTGATCGCGGCCGTCACCGGCGGCCGCAAGCCCGACTTCTCGCAGTACAGCTTCACGATCAACGGCGCGGTGTTCAAGTACGGCGACTTCGTCAACCACCTGCTGACGTTCCTCATCATCGCCGCCGTCATCTACTGGCTGGTCGTGCTGCCCATGACGCGGGTGATCGCCTTCTTCGACCGGGACAAGAAGAGCACCGAGAAGCAGTGCCCCGAGTGCCTCAGCGACATCCCGGTGGAGGCCCGCCGCTGCGCCTTCTGCACCGTTGTGCTGAGCGCCGCCGTCCCGGCGAACGACCGCCCGCCGGCCTGA